One stretch of Acropora muricata isolate sample 2 chromosome 12, ASM3666990v1, whole genome shotgun sequence DNA includes these proteins:
- the LOC136893828 gene encoding uncharacterized protein: MEDKGKMKDEKATQNGTKMNEMKIEDEMGDEKTVQGEIKKEDRKMEDEIKNEKKMEDENMENEENMEDEMKMRDEKVKKENKMEDDNMENEENMEDEMKMRDEKVKKGEKRKMEDNPEIEMENKDKRKEYELKRNR; this comes from the exons ATGGAGGATAAGGGGAAGATGAAGGACGAGAAGGCTACACAGAATGGAACGAagatgaatgaaatgaaaatagaGGATGAGATGGGGGATGAGAAGACTGTCCAGGGTGAGATAAAGAAGGAGGACAGGAAGATGGAGGATGAAATAAAGAATGAGAAGAAGATGGAGGATGAGAATATGGAGAATGAAGAGAATATGGAAGATGAAATGAAGATGAGGGATGAAAAGGTGAAGAAGGAGAATAAAATGGAGGATGATAATATGGAGAATGAAGAGAATATGGAAGATGAAATGAAGATGAGGGATGAAAAGGTGAAGAAGGGCGAGAAGCGGAAAATGGAGGATAACCCGGAGATAGAAATGGAGAACAAGGACAAACGCAAAGAGTACGAACTAAAACGAAACAG ATAG